TAAAGGCTTTCCAAGCGGTTAAAGATACTTCTATTGTTAGCAACAATTATTACAGATGccggaaattttattttccgcTTCAAACAATCTGGAGAAGCTTCATATTTTTGTCGAATAACTCTACTTTGGCTCTTTGGCCCATTTACGTCTATTTTTCTATTGGATTTGAGTCAATAATGGCTTTTTCTTGGCCTATgttaagaaaatttaaatttagaaaaatgtgtaTTAAACTAAGGTGTTACAAAATTCACCTTGTATGTCCGAAATCCTAATTTTTGAGCCTCTCTGTGACATGTGGATCTTGAAATCCGCCTACTCACTGCATTACTCCAAAGTACACTTAGTTGACCATAGTTAGCACGTctgtttttttgaattattcttttttatctttgtctggcaatttcgattttcttacgTATCGGCGTTTAGGGACAATCGAATCATTTGCTTTATACAAGCGAAATATATTTCGAACACTGATTTTGACATGTTTACAACTTTGATTAAATgattaatcgaattttttcatcaataactttttctctacccattttaaaaattatactcaTCTCATTACTTCAAAAATCTATCTgtgattcgaaaaaaaatttttatgaaaatatgacttACACCTACTTTATTGTTGGCGTATTCTAGACCTAACGAAACTTTGAacacaattttggaaacaatgaacccttgtatatgcataaaaaattattatcaacaagaCCTATCTATTTccatcatattaaatattatccaaaatatttgacaatattcatccaaaacctattttagacgtaaaactaaaagtttaaaacattttactaacagcaactttttaacatttaacaaGTTTTACACAAGGCCTACATACTGTATAAAGCTCTCGAGGATGTCGCAACAAGGTAGAGTTTATGAGCATTATTCATAATTCACAAGATATTCACGTAATCGTTCGTAATCGTGTGGTAAAACTTGCTAGCATCAAGTGTTAAATTATGGATTCCTATCAAAGGAACTTAAATGGTTGGCTAGGGAGCACATATAATATATCACACAATATCACGATAAAGATTGTAGAAAACTGATAATTATTGTGAAACGCAAGATATCATGCGAGTTGTATCATCTTTCTATGTAATATACTCTTTTATATATCGTACTTCTTATTGTTTcttaacaaaaactttttggtTGGTAggtttttatattgattgaataATTCCACTGTATTTAAGGCTAATTGTTTCCATAGTTTTAAGTTAatacgaaaattataattgttcgACAATAATATGACGTAGTTACAATTGTTTATCAAActcctaaaataaaataaaactttattattggATAATTCTCTATTCCGGCCAATAAGCCTACCGCTAATTCATAGGTGATCAGTCTCGAGAGAAGAATTgcttaatttgaattaaaaaaaatgatattaacaCGCAGTTAAGACATTCATCACTGCCTTTGCTTTTACGTATGTTACTTTTGCTTGGATATATTTTAGTGTATTCTGCTATAACAGAAAAATTCGAATTCAACTACtatttattagatatttgttacgtaatacattttaaatgaaacacagTAAAATGCAGGTTTGAAAAACGGGAGTCAAACTGGCCATACTTACTAAATTATGATAGTTCTGGGACCCTTCTTCCTGACTGCTAAAATTAttcaccatttttattatttacttttaatttgtGGGGGTAGAGCACCTACCGGCGCAACTCTGAAGGGGTGGTTGACGCAGGCCTGGCAGCCGTGCCTGTGCCTGTAGAAGAAATAACTCAATCTCAAGCTGCTACTGTTGTATCACAGGAACAGCCTCCTGTCGCTCCAGCAGCTCCAGCGGCTCCTGGTGCTACAACTGCACAACAAACTACTCGTCAGCCTACTCCACCTGCCGATTCCGTAGCCATAGAATCCAGTTCAGATTCGAAGATCAAATGTAAGCGCAAGACTTCACAGAACGATCACAGTCACGGAAGTTTTTTCTTGAGAATTGGTGCAATAGgtaagttaattttaaatagcaaaaatagaaaaatcttaTAACAAAATGGACTATCTATGAAACTTTTAAATCTTGAATGACACATTTAAAAACATGTGATCATATTTGTATCATATGGAATTTCCTGGctctttttttcatataaattggaTTTAGCCTCAATTACACTACTACTGAATGAAACTCTCTtgttatatgaataatttaaattatgtaaatattgaaatttagaaaaattaaatcattcTCGAAGGCATGTATAAcctaaataaaagtttttttcgaTGTTTATTTTCCATTGACGTATTCTTATTTTTCAGCTTTTGGGTTGGGAACTATGATTTACATCGGATTGGAGTTTGGAGTATTCTTCGAGGTACCGTTCAACTCTCCATGTTACATGATCCTAAAGGGGGTAAATCCTACGTTGCAGATGATATTTACCTTTATGCAAATGTacttcatttttatgaattcacGGGTAATTATGAATTgacatttaattaataatattcaattactCGCAATAAAGCACAATAAAGATATTGTTAATACGGAATCAGTTTACTAAACCTGCTAGTAAAAACTGAGAGCATGGAAGTCGATACGTTGTTATTTGACAAGATTTGTTTCATACAGATCCTCGTTTTCGATGTTGGAAACCATCATAGCTGTAATTTTAGATATGTTCTTCGTATTTGGTTCTAATAGTATTCATTCTTTCTGGTTGAATCTTTCAGTGGTCTTTGTAATTCAACTTTATTGTTTCACTATTTTTGACAGATATTTCATCTTAATCTTCATTTGGAGATTTTGTCATAAAGtaattttaatgaatagatAAGGACGAGAGAGAGCAACAGAGAACTGCAGATTTTAATTACAAAGAATGAATATCTAGTGAATAAAGAGTGCAGCAGTGCAGATATTTCCAAAAGATCTTTGAACTAGTATCACAAACTAAATCTATTCTGACATCTCGTTGAATTTTTGTTGAAGCAAATTTCAAATGGATTGTGATCTTTGATCCTTTGTAACGTTCGTTTAAATTGGCCTAAAGTTCATTATTagatcattaaaaaataaattgttcgtTTATAAGTGTGTGAATGCATCTCTTAAAAACTGTACAGTACATATTCAAATTAAGGGGAAGCATACTTAAGTGTGAAAGAAATCTACCTACTTAAGATTATGGATTCAGTTCGATATGTAATTTTGTGATGTCTAGGTGCAATTCTCTCTGCCAATAGTATAGTAAGTAACTATCATAATTCTTTCAGTGGGTAAATGAGTCATCTACAAATAATATTTCGATGGACCTAGAACATATGTATCCGCAGTAATACTAGAACAGTATAAATTAAGGTAAACGTGTTATGGTACTTAACaaacaattgatatttttcaaggtTGGATAATAGCAATAGGGAATTTATAAGAAAGCaaatatattgtatttattctATCAAAGTCATAGGAAATACTAAAAACTATGAGGCATATGTACTACAATACTCTGTATAATACCCTCCTGTAttgattaaattgttttatttatttcagctCAATATACATCGTTTTAAAGTGATAGCACGGTTTGGATTGATGCATATAGTCGCTACGAATATTTGTGTATGGATTCGAACATTCTTTatagaatatttgaaagatattacaaaatatcatttaaaatttaacaattcTACAAACTTGTCCAGCGAAGAAGCATTTTCAGGTAAGAATGTTTACTTACTAATTAAAGCAAACGGAAACTCTTACTCATGAAGAAATGATTTCAATGAAGTTGTACTTTTATCaataatctcaaaaatataatgTCTATTCTCTGTCAAAAATATATGGAAGTATtcctaattataaataattacttaACGCATAAACAACAGACGATTGTGTATAAGTAAAAATCATTTGAATGAATCCGCCCCAATTTAATTCGAGCTGATTGTACGAGATCAATTGGCTGTGCCAAAGTCATTGGGAGTTTGGTAGAGAACTTACTTATCTACTCATATCTGAATAAGCTCTTTAAGCGATGTATCTGCTGATTCAGCAGAAAAGGagagaaaaatgtattattgaATGCCCATAGGTAAGGTAGATATAAGTTATCTCTCGAATATAAAAACTGACAAAAGAAATTTATCCTATACTGCGAGCATGGTGATAAATTGTTGAAGGTAGAATTAACTAGGTAATAAAACTTCAAATCAAAAGTGCGTATGTGGAGCACTATAAGTCTGTGTACATTTCTaccagaaaaatatttccactGATCTTCTGCTGTTTAAGGCCTAGTAACGTCAATTGGCAATATTCTTGTTCTGCCCATTTTTGGATTGACTTAGGCTGCACCTACATCGGATCCGTATTCCCCCCGATCCGATCCGTTATCTGGCTTCTATCACGGCCGACGTCGTCTGACGTGAGTGCCTACATTGGTTCCAATCCTGACCGATCCGATTTAGTTTGGAGCTCACGGTTGAGTCAAGATCAGTGGTTCTGGCGACAAGTTATTGTGCTGTGTTAGGTTAGAAAAAAGGTCATCCTGAAGAGTCGTAAGAGGAAGCCTTGGGTTCTTGATTTTAATTTGGATAGATCTACAGGAGATTTTATTACAACAAGGAGGAATAACAATgttaaattcaaagaatatcATGAATAAATAGAGAAACTTTTGATTATCTTCTTGGTGGTATAAAGGAGGAGTTGAGTGGTCAAAGCAATGTGTATCAGTCCCGACGAAAAATTAGCTGTCACACTACAGTAAGAGAACCTGCGCTAAAATGCTTGTGTTTGGTTTTTCCCCGACGGTTGAGCAAGGGGATCCTATGTTGGTGTAGCTTAATTCTTTGACCTTCTCATACTGTTTAACCGATCCACCATAGCACAATAACGAATTATCAATTGCCCCTTTTCTTGTTACatatactataataaattacgattgtacaaaaataattatacatagtatataaaagtttttcatatttcgaaaatatattacattACCGGTTAAAAGATTTTGCTcaccctatagtttgcgtgatacacaataaataaatacggtcgattttgattttgatatttatatttagaaaaacatatatagataaaaatatagtaataatataattacaGCCTGTAATtatcgtctatttggttccattcgtttcTCAGCATATTCCAAatactacattttcttttaatattttttatagcatttcttcaaaatttcccaatttttaccaggtctccAGTCGCCCTTCCTTCAAAATATACTCAAACCATTACCGAGCCTCCATCATGTTTTGTAGTCGGGATAACACATGGATCTAGCATTCGCATGAGCTTTTATAAAGTGAACAAATGACGGACACTAGTATCTTTGATTTGTAAGACACCGTTTCGACCTTCGCGTGAAAGAAAAAGTTCTTGAagtgtataattttgaaatttaatgaatagatTATGGGGTGGGCAAAAAACTTTGACCGGtagtaaatgttgaaaatcttgGTGGTATTGGAAATAATTTACGAATCCTCAAAAATACATTCTATATTGGAAAGTTTATTCTGAACAGTCGAACTTCTATAAGTTgatatacataataaatatcACGATAATATTTTCTCTTAAGATGACCAACTTCATTGCttgcgtttttttttatttcagaaagtgTAAAGGCACATAACTTACGAAATGTGAACACTGTTCTAGGAAGTCACAAAGCAATACCAGATAAGGTACTGCAAACAACCACTTCCTTTACAACGTTACCTCCAGTTTCTACGACCGTAGCAACATTCTTCAATAAAATAGTTACGACATTGAGACCTTCCCCACATAATCCAAATCCATGTAAGTGTCAAGAAAATACCTTTGGTgtgtttttattacttttctgaattgttgatttattatttacatttattaggGTATTTTCCAATAACCACAACTGTTAAGAACAGTCCTGGAAACTTATGGAAAATGGTCACTACTACCACTTCAACAACCAGTACTACAACTACAACAACTACGCCTTCCCCTACAACTACTAGAATCATTCCGAAAACAACAGTAGCTAGAGTTTGGAGAGCTATCACAACAAGTTTGAGTTCAAGTGCCACTCCTAGTGCTACTACGACCACAACTAGTACTACTCCTCCTATTACTTCAAAAGCTACTTTCACTACTCCAACCACTACTGCGTTACCTACCACAATTTCTTTTCACAATTTATTCGATTCTAGTCTAGTTCGAAGTATTACGGCTGACAATATCAACAGTGCCTCTGGTAAAGTTGttgaagttattattaataaatcttCTAGTTTGTATAATAGGAGTGGAGTAACAATATTAGTTGAACTCGActgtttatttacaataaattattaattgttaattCATTATTTACAAATCATTAAATTGCAACTAATGAGcttcaataaaaagttattttaagaCTTGTCAATTAGtgtatatagtttttattaatggCTTCACGTGAAATCATTCTAATTAGattgtttctttaatttcagAGAATAATGTAGCGGATCTATTTCCAGAAATTGGTAATACACATACAAACAATGAAACGGAGTTTTTGAACGACATAATTCCACAAGCATTTACATTTACGTCGTTGTATAACAGAACATCTAATAATTCAGATCATTGTGGTAGACTGAATATAATGGGAACAATTGTTGAAGATTCCGGACCCTATTTATATCCATTTATTATAGAATTTTCTCTAATTGGAGCAGCTGTCATTTTTGTTATGTGGAAGCATATTGGACGAAATCCAAAgtgagaaaatatataatttatatcacCTCAAATCTTACCTAACAACTATTTTATTGTTCGTTGAACAATGAACGACTCCACTATAAAAACGGCAAAAACCTTGAATAAGTTCAtaccaattttcataaattatagtatctaaatataataatgtaGAAAGTTCCTTCCAAATTATTTCCGTTTGctcaaattctattttaaatatcCAAAACTATTACCCAAATAATGTTCATTCAATAACTAAATGGGTTTCTTATTGTACTATTTTGGGCTAGCAACTCAGGTGGATTATATTGCTTTCCAATACTTACAGTCGGATTCTGCAACTGCCTCtcaaatagtgaaaaaaaatttccacatGTTACATTATTTGAGAACATAGGATAAAAAAGTGATTTCAACTATGTTTACTGCATAACTAGACATATAAATTCTTTCTCCTCTGTCTCACTAACTAAAGAACTATCGTCAGATGTTGAATATCGCAGAATTTATTAGTACATAATAACAGTTTCTTAGACGATGTATATCTTCAGAAATAGCTAACTACTTGGGATTaaattttaacagttttttgtccaaagctttgaaaataaacaattaagctatagtttattttcaataacataaCTAGAAGTGCAAATTGTCCGATCCGcttgagaaaaattttgttacaaaaccaataattcgataaaaaagtcCATTGCGCATCACAAATAGATTTTACTTGTTCTATGTTATTTACCACCCTTTATCATTTCGTAAGTTAACATCATAGAACTCAGTGTACAGTCAAAAATATTCCTTATATCTAGCCTTTCACACGttgtgaataataattaatatcatgcaaatattaagatgattttcactattttagaTATGTGAATCAGGAGAACCTAGAACATCGTTTGGAGATTATGTTATCTAGAAGAGCGGTTGCATTAGCCCAAGCACAACAGCACGGTCGTGTCGATTGTGTTGGTGCTTCTAAAGGATTGTTCTTCGGATTGTTGATGCTAGTGGGATCCTTGATATGTCTTATTCTGTTTTTTGTGTTAGTTTCAAACAATACATTTAGAGTTTTAGCGGTGTATTTGGCCGAAGTTTCCCATTGCGCTCTATTGGTATTGAGTATCATAGCAATTTTGATTGGATTTATACGGTTAGTAATATCTATGAATATATACTCATTGCACAGATTATGAAAGAATATATAACCTAGACATATATCACATAAGAGTTCAttcattgttttcaaattttcataaatataatttttagagtGAAATCATTGAAGTTCAAAAAAGAAGAGCAAAGTGATTTAAATGACATATTGCTAAGAATTTCAGCATTTGGACTTTTTCTCTATGCAGTTTTTAGCGTGATCGCAGGACACTTACATGCATTTTCCCAAGACGCTAATTTATTAGCAATGATTACAGGAATTCTAGTAGTTATTCAAGTaagttgaaattatattccaattgtaattataataaacaaataagacGAGTTTATTATGAGTTTGTTAGACTTGTACACCCTGCGAGGTGATAATTATTTCCGATGTCAAGTCAAAATTTCACTCACCTATGACATATTAGTTTTAAAACTCACagcatttaaaaaaactgaaggaaagttacgtaaatattatcctgaaaTTGTTCAGTCTAatgtaataatttgtaattgGTTATCTGCTTTCATAAGTTTTCAAGTATGAATACTTCATTTACTGTAACTACTACAGAAATagtttttggaattttaattttgaatttcgtaCTTAGCGATCGTTTAATGAAAGTTCTTGGAATAGAAGCCGCTATATTCTTCATGTTGAAAGTAACCAAGTATGCTGAAATAAAAGGTCCATTCCATGACTTACATAACTCTCCATTCTTCTgctatttatagttttatatatatgcccaacattattcattaaaatttttattactcccattattataatataacaaattaaggataatattttttatacactCAGGTGATTCTTCAGCTGCTCTTCATCGCTGACGTATCACGTCGTCGAGTTCACCTACCGGAACATGATAGGTCCAAACCAGGACGTCAAGTTGTCACGTTCTTATTAATTTGCAATATAACCATTTGGATAATATATACTTTcgaaatgaaaaaagttgaagagaatCCGGTCCAACTAAAATATTACGGGTACTTGACATGGGCCATGGTTCAAAGACTAACACTGCCACTTTGCATTTTCCACAGATTCCATTCAGCTGTAGCATTAGCGGAAATTTGGAAAACTAGTTATAAACCACGACTTGAATGAGAAAGTTTAGATTAATAATTCAATGATGACATTTTTTCAAACTCGAGCTAAATATTTCCCAGCAAACACATCGGTGGAGATATAGCACTAATAATTTAAGTagacatttaaaattatatataacgATTTACATTATAAACTATAGAAATACGTGTTTTACAAAATCGTATTATGTTGATggtgtatttaaaaatatatagagatAAGGTAAGAATGTTCAGTTACATAGTAGCTGCGTTTTAAGCAGTTACTGGTAAATAAGTTGTcactaaataatttcattaaattaaagaCTAGATTtctactaataaaataatagttttatcaAATCTGTTGACACCGCTGTATATTTACGATCAAGATAAAAATTAAGCATGGACCTCATGAACACTGTGTCAAAATATTGGCTgtagaaatttataattaactgATTTGTAGAGCTAGATAAACCCGGGCAGGTTAAAGGTATCTAATGAACGCAAAATGGAAAGTATACGACAAAGAGAAATTATTGCACAACCAAAATAACATCAAAGGTGAAAAGCGAgcattttgaaatcattttagCAATTAGCAGCTCTATATTAATAATTCAGAATAAGAAATTATTCTTCCATAAATAATTCTTACATCATAACGTGCATGGAATTctataatattcatttaaaaaagatggataattatttttaatcatacaCACTGATGATAACTATTGCAAATTCTTCCTAATTTCCACAATATCATAACACTGCATTTCATTCATTcctaatattgaattttgaaaatatttaatattaaatatggaataatttCGGATATTTTAccttcttcattttatttacatttaccCTATACATAAACCATTATGGCTAAAGAAGAGAGAAGAAAACAATAGTAGATAACTTAGGACGTTGAAAATGACAAACTGGAAGAAAATACCCTAAATGAGCAGGAAAACATGGTAGATTAGTTTTGAAAGGAAAAATTGCCAAGATCTGTTGCACTGGATTGGAAGtgaaaaagtaaaatcaaataCTTGACGTTCATATGaaagtaatttcattatttgtattcgattatattttttgatatatttcaaatttattgatatattagaaaataagatATTACTATATATAATAAGGTggataaatgtaaaaaaagtaGTGCTTCCTTCATAAAATAGATGTGTTTGCTG
This portion of the Diorhabda sublineata isolate icDioSubl1.1 chromosome X, icDioSubl1.1, whole genome shotgun sequence genome encodes:
- the LOC130451212 gene encoding proton channel OtopLc isoform X7; this translates as MTLTEMKVATVEMESTDNTATLPVSKTYNDVDAEKNNAIRDMDLKHVQPKPDKRTSLFIVTSFVYAKLLVVICIAYVISDIVTHNIPPYYYEGFFTYLYGFSILFLLYVFCFLLQESSCCSGNEKQPKPVPKKNVKDKEVKNKKEKDDKEKKKKEAEAQKKQKKEKKDKKDKKQEKEQPPVAPAAPAAPGATTAQQTTRQPTPPADSVAIESSSDSKIKCKRKTSQNDHSHGSFFLRIGAIAFGLGTMIYIGLEFGVFFEVPFNSPCYMILKGVNPTLQMIFTFMQMYFIFMNSRLNIHRFKVIARFGLMHIVATNICVWIRTFFIEYLKDITKYHLKFNNSTNLSSEEAFSESVKAHNLRNVNTVLGSHKAIPDKVLQTTTSFTTLPPVSTTVATFFNKIVTTLRPSPHNPNPWYFPITTTVKNSPGNLWKMVTTTTSTTSTTTTTTTPSPTTTRIIPKTTVARVWRAITTSLSSSATPSATTTTTSTTPPITSKATFTTPTTTALPTTISFHNLFDSSLVRSITADNINSASENNVADLFPEIGNTHTNNETEFLNDIIPQAFTFTSLYNRTSNNSDHCGRLNIMGTIVEDSGPYLYPFIIEFSLIGAAVIFVMWKHIGRNPKYVNQENLEHRLEIMLSRRAVALAQAQQHGRVDCVGASKGLFFGLLMLVGSLICLILFFVLVSNNTFRVLAVYLAEVSHCALLVLSIIAILIGFIRVKSLKFKKEEQSDLNDILLRISAFGLFLYAVFSVIAGHLHAFSQDANLLAMITGILVVIQVILQLLFIADVSRRRVHLPEHDRSKPGRQVVTFLLICNITIWIIYTFEMKKVEENPVQLKYYGYLTWAMVQRLTLPLCIFHRFHSAVALAEIWKTSYKPRLE
- the LOC130451212 gene encoding proton channel OtopLc isoform X6, which translates into the protein MQRCPYLYEMKERLLEDTIPMKIIMPKEVPPPCPPLPKDQQPLIVQHKPVATIVKIDNAGLTHTTPTHCTADQTPLVPEKPESKFFPICQKIFPKNAKTSLFIVTSFVYAKLLVVICIAYVISDIVTHNIPPYYYEGFFTYLYGFSILFLLYVFCFLLQESSCCSGNEKQPKPVPKKNVKDKEVKNKKEKDDKEKKKKEAEAQKKQKKEKKDKKDKKQEKEQPPVAPAAPAAPGATTAQQTTRQPTPPADSVAIESSSDSKIKCKRKTSQNDHSHGSFFLRIGAIAFGLGTMIYIGLEFGVFFEVPFNSPCYMILKGVNPTLQMIFTFMQMYFIFMNSRLNIHRFKVIARFGLMHIVATNICVWIRTFFIEYLKDITKYHLKFNNSTNLSSEEAFSGSHKAIPDKVLQTTTSFTTLPPVSTTVATFFNKIVTTLRPSPHNPNPWYFPITTTVKNSPGNLWKMVTTTTSTTSTTTTTTTPSPTTTRIIPKTTVARVWRAITTSLSSSATPSATTTTTSTTPPITSKATFTTPTTTALPTTISFHNLFDSSLVRSITADNINSASENNVADLFPEIGNTHTNNETEFLNDIIPQAFTFTSLYNRTSNNSDHCGRLNIMGTIVEDSGPYLYPFIIEFSLIGAAVIFVMWKHIGRNPKYVNQENLEHRLEIMLSRRAVALAQAQQHGRVDCVGASKGLFFGLLMLVGSLICLILFFVLVSNNTFRVLAVYLAEVSHCALLVLSIIAILIGFIRVKSLKFKKEEQSDLNDILLRISAFGLFLYAVFSVIAGHLHAFSQDANLLAMITGILVVIQVILQLLFIADVSRRRVHLPEHDRSKPGRQVVTFLLICNITIWIIYTFEMKKVEENPVQLKYYGYLTWAMVQRLTLPLCIFHRFHSAVALAEIWKTSYKPRLE
- the LOC130451212 gene encoding proton channel OtopLc isoform X4, whose product is MQRCPYLYEMKERLLEDTIPMKIIMPKEVPPPCPPLPKDQQPLIVQHKPVATIVKIDNAGLTHTTPTHCTADQTPLVPEKPESKFFPICQKIFPKNAKTSLFIVTSFVYAKLLVVICIAYVISDIVTHNIPPYYYEGFFTYLYGFSILFLLYVFCFLLQESSCCSGNEKQPKPVPKKNVKDKEVKNKKEKDDKEKKKKEAEAQKKQKKEKKDKKDKKQEKEQPPVAPAAPAAPGATTAQQTTRQPTPPADSVAIESSSDSKIKCKRKTSQNDHSHGSFFLRIGAIAFGLGTMIYIGLEFGVFFEVPFNSPCYMILKGVNPTLQMIFTFMQMYFIFMNSRLNIHRFKVIARFGLMHIVATNICVWIRTFFIEYLKDITKYHLKFNNSTNLSSEEAFSESVKAHNLRNVNTVLGSHKAIPDKVLQTTTSFTTLPPVSTTVATFFNKIVTTLRPSPHNPNPWYFPITTTVKNSPGNLWKMVTTTTSTTSTTTTTTTPSPTTTRIIPKTTVARVWRAITTSLSSSATPSATTTTTSTTPPITSKATFTTPTTTALPTTISFHNLFDSSLVRSITADNINSASENNVADLFPEIGNTHTNNETEFLNDIIPQAFTFTSLYNRTSNNSDHCGRLNIMGTIVEDSGPYLYPFIIEFSLIGAAVIFVMWKHIGRNPKYVNQENLEHRLEIMLSRRAVALAQAQQHGRVDCVGASKGLFFGLLMLVGSLICLILFFVLVSNNTFRVLAVYLAEVSHCALLVLSIIAILIGFIRVKSLKFKKEEQSDLNDILLRISAFGLFLYAVFSVIAGHLHAFSQDANLLAMITGILVVIQVILQLLFIADVSRRRVHLPEHDRSKPGRQVVTFLLICNITIWIIYTFEMKKVEENPVQLKYYGYLTWAMVQRLTLPLCIFHRFHSAVALAEIWKTSYKPRLE